In the genome of Thermodesulfovibrionales bacterium, one region contains:
- a CDS encoding CbbQ/NirQ/NorQ/GpvN family protein, with amino-acid sequence CFIIPHFRLPYVACHHSHHGGNLFTPSPLSRTCRRPIFRKMAYNKKMKVKAIKTEEYTITEEPYYRPVGKETALFTSAYKNQVPVLLKGPTGCGKTRFMQYMSWKFRRPLITVSCHDDLTAADLVGRYLVQGGETVWVDGPLTRAVKAGGFCYLDEIVEARKDTTVVIHPLADDRRILPVEKRGEVLKAQPEFLLAVSYNPGYQSVLKDLKQSTRQRFLALEFTYPRREDEAEIISHESGIDGETATKLVSLAEKTRNLKDRGLAEGASTRLLIHAGKLIRSGIEPKDACEAAIAEPLTDDREMLRALSELIISIL; translated from the coding sequence TGCTTCATTATACCGCACTTTCGGCTGCCGTATGTGGCATGTCATCATTCTCACCACGGCGGGAACCTCTTCACCCCTTCCCCTCTATCGAGGACATGCCGCCGGCCTATCTTCCGAAAAATGGCTTATAATAAAAAGATGAAGGTGAAGGCGATAAAGACCGAGGAATATACCATAACAGAGGAACCATACTACCGTCCTGTCGGCAAGGAGACGGCGCTCTTCACATCGGCATACAAGAATCAGGTGCCGGTTCTCCTGAAGGGTCCCACGGGATGCGGGAAGACGAGGTTCATGCAGTACATGTCATGGAAATTCCGGAGACCCCTCATAACGGTCTCCTGTCATGACGACCTTACCGCTGCCGACCTCGTGGGGCGATACCTCGTTCAGGGCGGCGAAACGGTCTGGGTTGACGGTCCCCTCACAAGAGCGGTGAAAGCAGGCGGTTTCTGTTACCTCGATGAGATTGTCGAGGCGAGGAAGGATACCACCGTCGTCATCCATCCGCTCGCGGACGACAGAAGGATCCTCCCCGTAGAAAAGAGGGGTGAAGTCCTGAAGGCGCAGCCCGAGTTTCTTCTCGCCGTCTCTTATAACCCCGGCTATCAGTCCGTCCTCAAGGACCTCAAGCAGAGCACGCGGCAGAGGTTCCTCGCGCTCGAGTTCACCTATCCGCGAAGGGAAGACGAGGCGGAAATCATCAGCCATGAATCCGGAATCGACGGCGAGACCGCGACGAAGCTCGTCAGTCTTGCTGAGAAGACGAGGAATCTCAAAGACCGGGGACTTGCCGAGGGAGCGAGTACCCGTCTTCTCATCCATGCGGGTAAACTTATCCGGTCTGGTATAGAGCCGAAGGATGCCTGTGAGGCTGCCATTGCGGAACCGCTTACCGACGACCGGGAGATGTTGAGGGCGCTTTCTGAACTGATCATTTCGATTCTCTGA
- a CDS encoding DUF3786 domain-containing protein: LGYFFKLSALWYLVNAKDISLTGRLIKPANLKGGELFFRGTHLLPLDAVAGRYGNDVTGFLKRCEDLSGDRTDYGDASMRLLPLPRIPVVLILWKGDEEFPPRTDLLFDSTCELQLPLDIIWSIAMMSLLVLL, encoded by the coding sequence CTAGGGTACTTTTTCAAGCTTTCGGCGCTCTGGTATCTCGTCAACGCAAAGGACATCTCCCTCACCGGACGCCTCATAAAACCGGCTAACCTGAAAGGAGGAGAGCTCTTTTTCAGGGGGACCCATCTGCTTCCCCTAGATGCAGTGGCGGGAAGATATGGAAATGACGTGACCGGATTTCTCAAACGCTGTGAAGACTTGAGCGGAGATCGAACAGATTATGGCGACGCCTCCATGAGACTTCTCCCCCTCCCGAGGATTCCGGTCGTTCTAATCCTCTGGAAGGGGGATGAAGAGTTTCCCCCGAGGACAGACCTTCTCTTCGATTCGACCTGCGAACTCCAACTGCCGCTCGACATCATCTGGTCGATCGCGATGATGAGTCTCCTCGTGCTCCTCTGA